The Rhinoderma darwinii isolate aRhiDar2 chromosome 11, aRhiDar2.hap1, whole genome shotgun sequence genome window below encodes:
- the LOC142663906 gene encoding solute carrier family 25 member 16-like isoform X1 — MTAETAKSPNRTPSCGDYYLRRSFVAGGIASCCAKTAVAPLDRIKILFQGQSVHYRHMGMLSTITAVKQTEGLLGFYKGNSARFPYDSNQFLAFDGYKKLIQHKTGKLDHVDKLVSGSMAGITAVTCPNPLDVVRARLAFQIKEEQHKGVIHAFRRIYTNEGGFRGYYKGLGLTLISMAPYAGILSTISAGKQNEGQLGFYSRNIAILLKILPYSAIQLMAFEEYKKLIKHKTGKLDHMDKFVSGSVAGITAMICTYPLDVVRARLTFQVKGEDEYKGVIHAFRSIYTNEGGFRGYYKGLVPTIIGMAPYAGISFYTFESLKTSGLENAPKLLGQASADNPDVLLLKTPIKLLFGGLSGAISQTIVYPWDVARRRMLLADILQQNENCQTMFQTLRFIYREHGVRHGLYRGLSISYIRCIPTNAVAFTILEYMRQLLHLNKSN; from the exons ATGACTGCGGAGACAGCTAAATCTCCAAACAGAACACCATCATGTGGAGACTACTACCTTCGTCGCTCTTTTGTAGCGGGAG GTATAGCAAGCTGCTGCGCAAAGACAGCTGTGGCACCGCTGGATAGGATCAAGATCCTGTTCCAGGGACAGAGTGTCCATTACCGGCACATGG GAATGCTTTCCACCATCACTGCCGTGAAACAGACCGAGGGGCTCCTCGGATTCTACAAAGGGAATTCTGCAAGGTTCCCATATGATTCCAATCAGTTCTTGGCTTTTGATGGGTACAAAAAG TTGATACAACACAAGACTGGGAAACTGGATCACGTGGATAAACTTGTGTCTGGATCTATGGCAG GTATTACTGCCGTGACCTGCCCAAATCCCCTAGATGTGGTCAGAGCAAGACTTGCCTTCCAGATTAAAGAAGAACAGCACAAAGGAGTAATTCATGCATTCAGGAGGATCTACACCAAC GAAGGAGGATTCCGTGGCTACTACAAAGGGCTTGGGCTCACACTCATTTCAATGGCTCCTTATGCAG GAATACTATCCACCATCAGTGCTGGGAAACAGAACGAGGGGCAGCTCGGATTCTACAGTAGGAATATTGCAATCTTATTGAAGATCCTCCCATATAGTGCCATCCAGTTAATGGCTTTTGAGGAGTACAAAAAG TTGATAAAACACAAGACTGGGAAACTGGATCACATGGATAAGTTTGTGTCTGGATCTGTGGCAG GCATTACCGCCATGATCTGCACATATCCCCTAGATGTGGTCAGAGCCCGACTTACCTTCCAGGTTAAAGGAGAAGATGAGTACAAAGGAGTAATACATGCATTTAGGAGCATCTACACCAAT GAAGGAGGATTCCGTGGCTACTACAAAGGGCTTGTGCCCACAATAATTGGGATGGCTCCTTATGCAG gaatTTCCTTTTATACCTTTGAATCGCTGAAAACAAGTGGACTGGAAAACGCCCCAAAACTGCTTGGACAAGCATCTGCCGATAACCCGGATGTTCTACTATTGAAGACACCTATTAAGTTGCTGTTTGGTGGCCTTTCAGGAGCCATTTCCCAAACAATTGT TTACCCATGGGATGTTGCAAGACGTCGCATGCTATTAGCAGACATACTTCAACAAAATGAAAATTGCCA GACCATGTTTCAAACCCTACGGTTCATCTACAGGGAACATGGAGTACGGCATGGACTGTACAGAGGCCTTTCCATCAGTTATATACGCTGTATACCTACCAATGCTGTGGCTTTTACCATCTTAGAATATATGCGCCAGCTTCTGCATTTAAACAAATCCAACTGa
- the LOC142663906 gene encoding solute carrier family 25 member 16-like isoform X2, giving the protein MTAETAKSPNRTPSCGDYYLRRSFVAGGMLSTITAVKQTEGLLGFYKGNSARFPYDSNQFLAFDGYKKLIQHKTGKLDHVDKLVSGSMAGITAVTCPNPLDVVRARLAFQIKEEQHKGVIHAFRRIYTNEGGFRGYYKGLGLTLISMAPYAGILSTISAGKQNEGQLGFYSRNIAILLKILPYSAIQLMAFEEYKKLIKHKTGKLDHMDKFVSGSVAGITAMICTYPLDVVRARLTFQVKGEDEYKGVIHAFRSIYTNEGGFRGYYKGLVPTIIGMAPYAGISFYTFESLKTSGLENAPKLLGQASADNPDVLLLKTPIKLLFGGLSGAISQTIVYPWDVARRRMLLADILQQNENCQTMFQTLRFIYREHGVRHGLYRGLSISYIRCIPTNAVAFTILEYMRQLLHLNKSN; this is encoded by the exons ATGACTGCGGAGACAGCTAAATCTCCAAACAGAACACCATCATGTGGAGACTACTACCTTCGTCGCTCTTTTGTAGCGGGAG GAATGCTTTCCACCATCACTGCCGTGAAACAGACCGAGGGGCTCCTCGGATTCTACAAAGGGAATTCTGCAAGGTTCCCATATGATTCCAATCAGTTCTTGGCTTTTGATGGGTACAAAAAG TTGATACAACACAAGACTGGGAAACTGGATCACGTGGATAAACTTGTGTCTGGATCTATGGCAG GTATTACTGCCGTGACCTGCCCAAATCCCCTAGATGTGGTCAGAGCAAGACTTGCCTTCCAGATTAAAGAAGAACAGCACAAAGGAGTAATTCATGCATTCAGGAGGATCTACACCAAC GAAGGAGGATTCCGTGGCTACTACAAAGGGCTTGGGCTCACACTCATTTCAATGGCTCCTTATGCAG GAATACTATCCACCATCAGTGCTGGGAAACAGAACGAGGGGCAGCTCGGATTCTACAGTAGGAATATTGCAATCTTATTGAAGATCCTCCCATATAGTGCCATCCAGTTAATGGCTTTTGAGGAGTACAAAAAG TTGATAAAACACAAGACTGGGAAACTGGATCACATGGATAAGTTTGTGTCTGGATCTGTGGCAG GCATTACCGCCATGATCTGCACATATCCCCTAGATGTGGTCAGAGCCCGACTTACCTTCCAGGTTAAAGGAGAAGATGAGTACAAAGGAGTAATACATGCATTTAGGAGCATCTACACCAAT GAAGGAGGATTCCGTGGCTACTACAAAGGGCTTGTGCCCACAATAATTGGGATGGCTCCTTATGCAG gaatTTCCTTTTATACCTTTGAATCGCTGAAAACAAGTGGACTGGAAAACGCCCCAAAACTGCTTGGACAAGCATCTGCCGATAACCCGGATGTTCTACTATTGAAGACACCTATTAAGTTGCTGTTTGGTGGCCTTTCAGGAGCCATTTCCCAAACAATTGT TTACCCATGGGATGTTGCAAGACGTCGCATGCTATTAGCAGACATACTTCAACAAAATGAAAATTGCCA GACCATGTTTCAAACCCTACGGTTCATCTACAGGGAACATGGAGTACGGCATGGACTGTACAGAGGCCTTTCCATCAGTTATATACGCTGTATACCTACCAATGCTGTGGCTTTTACCATCTTAGAATATATGCGCCAGCTTCTGCATTTAAACAAATCCAACTGa